In one Thermodesulfobium acidiphilum genomic region, the following are encoded:
- a CDS encoding MFS transporter: MPFLDDLRRKSIVFIVLIGMVSLFADMTYEGARSISGQYLEILGASAAIVGFIGGLGELMGYAIRFFSGRLVDRTHKYWLLTIFGYFINLLSVPLIALLPLWQWAIFPMITERIGKGIRVPPKDAMLSFATKSVGRGWGFGIHEFLDQLGAVSGPIFVAIVLFFLGENNFRYAFFFLFIPALCAIGILFLSWFLYPVPSKLEVNLIEIDSKGLPKLFWIYCFCVLGFAVGFLDFVLIAFHLERAKIISQPIIPLLYAFTMGVDGVSALVFGKLFDKNGFIALLFAIVISVFANPLIFLSRSVYPIVAGMICWGIGLGALESIVRAAVANIVPASKRGSAFGIFNALLGIFWFVGSFVCGILYGISPVYLVAFSVTAQIFSVASFIYFRRSFRAV; encoded by the coding sequence GTGCCTTTTTTGGACGACCTCAGGAGAAAGTCGATTGTTTTTATAGTTCTTATAGGAATGGTAAGCCTATTTGCAGATATGACATACGAAGGTGCAAGGTCCATTTCAGGTCAATATCTGGAAATTTTAGGTGCTAGCGCAGCTATTGTAGGGTTTATAGGTGGGCTGGGCGAGCTTATGGGATATGCTATTAGATTTTTTTCAGGCAGACTTGTTGATAGAACCCACAAGTATTGGTTACTAACTATTTTTGGATACTTCATAAACCTTTTGTCGGTTCCATTAATAGCTCTTTTACCCCTTTGGCAGTGGGCAATATTTCCAATGATAACGGAAAGGATTGGAAAGGGTATTAGAGTACCACCTAAAGATGCAATGTTGTCATTCGCTACAAAATCTGTTGGAAGAGGTTGGGGATTTGGAATTCATGAATTCCTCGATCAATTGGGTGCTGTTAGTGGCCCCATTTTTGTAGCTATAGTTTTGTTTTTTTTAGGAGAAAATAATTTTAGATATGCGTTCTTTTTTCTTTTTATACCGGCATTGTGTGCAATAGGGATATTATTTTTATCATGGTTTTTATATCCTGTTCCATCTAAATTGGAGGTAAATTTAATAGAGATTGATTCAAAAGGACTGCCAAAACTTTTTTGGATATATTGTTTTTGTGTATTAGGTTTTGCCGTTGGGTTTTTGGATTTTGTTTTGATAGCATTTCACCTTGAAAGGGCAAAGATAATATCACAACCTATAATACCCTTACTCTATGCCTTTACGATGGGAGTAGATGGAGTAAGCGCACTTGTGTTTGGTAAGCTTTTTGATAAAAATGGATTTATTGCGCTTCTATTTGCAATTGTTATATCAGTTTTTGCAAATCCTCTTATATTTTTGTCAAGATCAGTTTACCCTATAGTAGCTGGAATGATTTGCTGGGGTATTGGTTTGGGAGCACTTGAATCTATTGTCAGAGCCGCAGTAGCAAACATAGTACCTGCTAGTAAAAGAGGTAGTGCCTTTGGCATATTTAATGCATTGCTGGGAATATTTTGGTTTGTTGGGAGCTTTGTCTGTGGAATTTTGTATGGTATATCGCCAGTATATCTGGTGGCTTTCTCAGTTACTGCGCAAATTTTTTCAGTAGCAAGCTTTATATATTTTAGAAGAAGTTTTAGAGCAGTATAG
- the kdsB gene encoding 3-deoxy-manno-octulosonate cytidylyltransferase translates to MYKILGVIPSRLKSTRLPEKPLRKILNKPMIQWVYEGAYKSKLLSDLIIATDSETIISIATTFGAKTLLTSKSCRSGTDRVAEVARMLTDYEIIVNIQGDEPMVNEVIIDALIEPFSDKKVNMTSLMTIIKPEEESDPAVVKVVCKKNMDALYFSRHSIPFDRDGIGVTRYKHLGFYAYKRDFLLIISNLSPTPLERAESLEQLRVLENGFSIRMNLIPFSTKSVDTIEDLIEVERILKEKIEKF, encoded by the coding sequence ATGTATAAAATTTTAGGTGTAATTCCTTCTAGATTGAAATCTACCAGATTACCAGAAAAACCTTTAAGGAAAATTTTGAACAAGCCAATGATTCAATGGGTATATGAAGGAGCATATAAAAGTAAACTATTATCAGATCTGATTATTGCTACAGATTCAGAAACCATAATAAGTATAGCAACTACTTTCGGTGCAAAGACACTTTTGACATCAAAATCGTGTAGAAGTGGGACAGACAGAGTAGCCGAAGTCGCAAGAATGCTAACAGATTATGAAATCATAGTAAATATTCAAGGCGATGAACCAATGGTAAACGAGGTAATAATTGATGCTCTTATAGAACCGTTCTCTGATAAAAAGGTAAATATGACTTCTCTTATGACCATTATTAAACCAGAAGAGGAGTCTGATCCTGCAGTAGTAAAGGTAGTATGCAAAAAAAATATGGATGCTTTATACTTTTCCAGGCATTCCATTCCATTTGATAGAGATGGCATTGGAGTAACAAGATATAAACATTTAGGTTTCTACGCTTATAAAAGAGATTTTTTACTAATTATTTCCAATTTATCCCCCACTCCTCTAGAAAGGGCAGAATCGCTAGAACAACTCAGAGTCCTCGAAAACGGCTTTTCAATCCGTATGAATCTTATCCCTTTCAGTACAAAAAGTGTAGATACAATAGAGGATTTAATAGAAGTTGAAAGGATATTGAAAGAAAAAATTGAGAAATTTTGA
- a CDS encoding Mth938-like domain-containing protein: MINFYKFGYIEIDGKEYTKDLIFTKDEILVYPWWRKEGHIFSLGDIESILKKIENVTHIICGTGAYGIVRVEDNFIKYFKEAKKEILIYDTKKAADIFNSLVSNGMAPLALFHLTC; encoded by the coding sequence ATGATAAATTTTTACAAATTTGGATATATAGAAATAGATGGCAAAGAATATACAAAAGATTTAATATTTACCAAGGATGAAATACTCGTTTATCCGTGGTGGAGGAAAGAAGGACATATTTTTTCTCTTGGTGACATTGAAAGCATATTAAAAAAAATTGAAAATGTTACACATATAATATGTGGGACAGGCGCATACGGTATAGTAAGGGTTGAAGATAACTTTATCAAATATTTTAAAGAAGCTAAAAAAGAGATTTTGATATATGATACGAAAAAAGCCGCCGATATTTTTAATAGTCTTGTAAGTAATGGGATGGCGCCTCTAGCACTCTTTCACCTTACGTGCTAA
- a CDS encoding ROK family protein has protein sequence MIYNTAMADIAQFDYYIGIDIGGTRTRVGRFSKDCKLEEKEVIETIRYKKSPEFLLEEIAKKILGLKKPNSEFAIGISAPGPCDTKLGIVKNPPNLPGWGEVRVSEFFKNKFDTYVSLENDANAAAFAEYKIGSGKGYKNMVYFTLSTGIGGGIIINGKIYRGFMDSAGEFGHQIVLPNGPKCRCGSKGCLEAVSSGYAISRDAISKALVRKSGILYEIYKKNGTINASDVFLASSQGDDISWKILNKAITYMGIGISNVITVLSPECVVLGGGLTNQDYIIEEIRNFAATHVKMAPINKIKIVKSSLGDDSSLYGSVLNTVDSF, from the coding sequence ATGATATACAATACTGCTATGGCAGATATAGCACAATTTGACTATTATATAGGCATTGATATTGGCGGCACAAGAACAAGGGTGGGGCGCTTTTCGAAAGATTGTAAATTAGAAGAAAAGGAAGTTATAGAAACTATTCGTTATAAAAAAAGTCCTGAGTTTTTATTAGAAGAGATTGCGAAGAAAATCTTAGGTTTAAAAAAACCAAATTCAGAATTTGCAATTGGCATATCAGCTCCTGGTCCATGCGACACAAAACTGGGCATAGTAAAAAACCCGCCTAATCTACCTGGTTGGGGTGAGGTAAGAGTTAGCGAATTTTTTAAAAATAAATTTGATACTTATGTAAGTCTTGAAAACGATGCAAATGCTGCGGCATTTGCAGAATACAAAATTGGTTCTGGCAAAGGATATAAGAATATGGTTTACTTTACTCTGTCTACTGGAATAGGCGGAGGAATTATTATAAATGGCAAGATTTACAGAGGATTTATGGATAGTGCAGGAGAATTTGGACACCAGATAGTTCTACCAAATGGTCCAAAATGTAGATGTGGGAGTAAAGGTTGCCTGGAGGCAGTTTCTTCAGGCTATGCTATTTCAAGAGATGCTATTTCGAAAGCTTTAGTTAGAAAATCTGGTATTCTTTATGAAATTTATAAGAAAAATGGAACAATAAATGCAAGTGATGTTTTCTTGGCGTCTAGCCAGGGCGACGACATTTCCTGGAAAATCCTAAATAAAGCTATTACATATATGGGCATTGGAATCAGTAACGTCATCACAGTGCTCTCCCCTGAATGCGTAGTTTTGGGCGGAGGCCTTACAAATCAAGACTATATCATTGAAGAAATTAGAAATTTTGCAGCGACTCATGTAAAAATGGCTCCAATAAATAAGATAAAGATAGTAAAAAGCTCCCTTGGCGACGATTCGTCTCTTTATGGAAGCGTGTTAAATACAGTAGATTCTTTCTAA
- the lpxK gene encoding tetraacyldisaccharide 4'-kinase, with product MFLYEKLSFYWIECVKSGKNKIFLSFLYLLSRIYKMFVLRRRERILALPKKKFDLKVIGVGNIVLGGTGKTPLVIWLAKKNLEKGLRVGVVFRGYAGEARGTLIVQDGKNILSTPYIAGDEAYLVSKKVPNAIVIVDRVKERAIEFLQNEHGCDIVILDDAFQYWSIQKDLDIVTIDAIDPWGGGYMFPRGFLREPKESLSRANIVVISRFDLIDYKDLLKLIQDIKSINFNAKILLMRYVPKKLVDMSLYKEYNFNVLNNKRVFAFCGIGNPDSFFLTCKNLGINIVGSTSFPDHIRYTEKDLLRLYNKSKTLNVDVFLTTEKDIVKLNFLKGSNLLLYALLIEAEIFSEGGKNV from the coding sequence ATGTTTTTGTATGAAAAGCTTTCTTTTTACTGGATAGAATGCGTTAAAAGCGGAAAAAATAAAATATTTTTATCATTTTTATACCTTTTGAGTCGCATTTATAAAATGTTTGTTTTAAGGAGAAGAGAAAGAATCTTAGCGCTTCCAAAAAAGAAATTTGATTTAAAGGTTATTGGAGTTGGAAATATAGTCCTTGGTGGCACAGGAAAAACACCCCTTGTAATCTGGCTTGCAAAGAAAAATTTAGAAAAAGGCCTACGAGTAGGAGTTGTTTTTAGAGGATATGCGGGAGAGGCAAGGGGAACATTAATAGTACAAGATGGAAAAAATATTTTATCAACTCCTTATATTGCAGGAGATGAGGCATATCTCGTTTCAAAAAAGGTACCAAACGCAATAGTAATTGTAGACAGAGTCAAAGAGAGAGCTATCGAATTTCTTCAAAATGAACATGGTTGCGATATTGTGATATTAGACGATGCATTTCAATATTGGAGCATACAAAAAGATTTAGATATCGTAACTATCGATGCGATCGATCCCTGGGGTGGTGGATATATGTTCCCGAGGGGTTTCTTAAGAGAACCAAAGGAATCTTTATCAAGAGCTAACATAGTAGTAATATCAAGATTTGACCTTATTGACTACAAAGACCTGTTAAAATTAATACAAGACATAAAAAGTATTAATTTTAACGCAAAGATACTATTGATGAGATATGTTCCTAAAAAACTTGTAGATATGTCATTGTATAAAGAATATAATTTTAATGTTTTAAATAACAAAAGAGTTTTTGCATTCTGTGGTATTGGTAATCCTGATAGTTTTTTCCTTACATGTAAGAATTTAGGAATAAATATAGTTGGTTCAACGTCTTTCCCCGATCACATAAGATATACAGAAAAAGATTTATTAAGATTATATAATAAGTCGAAAACCCTAAATGTTGATGTTTTCTTAACAACAGAGAAAGATATAGTAAAATTAAACTTTTTAAAGGGTTCAAATCTTTTGTTATATGCATTATTAATCGAAGCAGAAATTTTTTCAGAAGGGGGCAAAAATGTATAA
- a CDS encoding type IV pilus modification PilV family protein: protein MNKRGVTLIELLIASFFLLFALIVLAWGLSSSLKASTNNYILNQANILADSQMESLRALSLGSSVNIQNSNYCVNNSSICFKLSAVRSKDPNSNCDLLSVTVSDTATPARFQNINLQSEACQ from the coding sequence GTGAATAAAAGAGGAGTAACTCTAATAGAGCTCTTAATAGCTTCTTTTTTTTTGCTCTTTGCTCTCATTGTTCTTGCGTGGGGCCTGTCGTCATCTCTAAAGGCATCTACAAACAACTATATCTTAAACCAGGCTAATATACTTGCTGATTCCCAGATGGAAAGTTTGAGAGCCCTTAGTTTAGGCAGCTCTGTAAATATCCAAAATTCTAATTATTGCGTTAACAATAGCAGTATATGCTTTAAATTGAGCGCTGTGCGCTCAAAGGATCCAAACTCTAATTGTGACTTACTAAGCGTCACAGTCAGCGATACAGCGACTCCTGCGAGATTTCAAAATATCAATTTACAGTCTGAGGCATGCCAATGA
- a CDS encoding glycosyltransferase family 9 protein yields MRNFDIKNIKKIGVIVGNPGLGDLLFSFPLFSNLRRNFPEAEIYFIGNLREYTMSLVLRSKNIDDIIYYEEYKIQKIPGDLPHFFLNYRKEKFDLIFDLQRHFLITTLTKFSGVKIFQSFSMKQIFSTYKADDSLRRKEHNALHHLRLLEPLGINPELICELNLFEIDFKKPKIFLKEKNIDKFVAIVASSGYKLKNWSQENYVQIINYLYKNFGYKSILIGSKEDKKVLEGISNFTENAITMPDDFKIEETAALLKLSALTVGNDSGPLHLASFQNIPVIGLYGSTNPNLCGPLGKNSVVLQTTVSCAPCSLYSCPYNMKCIDLISVDDVSMSISKVLKLK; encoded by the coding sequence TTGAGAAATTTTGATATAAAAAATATTAAGAAGATAGGTGTAATAGTAGGCAACCCTGGATTGGGTGATTTATTATTTTCTTTCCCTCTTTTTTCTAATTTAAGAAGAAATTTTCCTGAAGCAGAAATATATTTTATTGGAAACCTTAGAGAATATACGATGTCTTTAGTATTAAGATCAAAAAATATTGACGACATAATTTATTATGAAGAGTACAAAATCCAGAAAATTCCAGGAGATTTACCTCATTTCTTCCTCAATTACAGAAAAGAAAAATTTGATTTGATATTCGATCTCCAGAGGCATTTTTTAATAACAACATTAACTAAATTTTCTGGAGTAAAAATATTTCAAAGCTTTTCAATGAAACAAATTTTTTCAACCTACAAAGCTGATGATTCGCTAAGAAGAAAAGAACACAATGCTTTGCACCACTTGAGACTTTTAGAACCATTAGGAATAAATCCAGAACTAATTTGTGAATTAAACTTATTTGAAATTGACTTTAAAAAACCAAAAATATTTTTAAAAGAAAAAAATATTGACAAGTTCGTTGCTATAGTAGCTTCATCAGGATATAAATTGAAAAATTGGTCTCAAGAAAATTATGTTCAGATTATAAACTATCTATACAAAAATTTTGGTTACAAATCAATTTTAATTGGTTCTAAAGAAGATAAAAAAGTTTTGGAAGGAATTTCAAATTTTACAGAAAATGCAATTACAATGCCTGATGACTTCAAAATTGAAGAAACTGCTGCGCTCCTCAAGCTTTCCGCACTTACGGTGGGCAACGATTCTGGCCCCTTACATCTTGCATCTTTTCAAAACATCCCTGTAATAGGGCTTTATGGCTCAACAAATCCAAACCTTTGTGGTCCTCTAGGCAAAAATTCAGTAGTTTTACAAACTACTGTAAGTTGTGCACCCTGCTCCCTTTACTCTTGCCCTTACAATATGAAGTGCATTGATCTTATCAGTGTAGACGATGTAAGTATGTCAATTTCAAAAGTTTTAAAGCTAAAATAG
- a CDS encoding redoxin domain-containing protein: MLPIGSQAINFSLKDQNDSVVSLESLRGKNVLLSFHPLAFTPVCEEQMKSLEANFDTFKSLNTVCLGISIDSVYCKKAWADIIGVKNTSLLADFWPHGGLAQQYGVFLGDFGFSGRVNILLDESHKIIFKKIYPIKEVPDINEIIDFLKSKK, from the coding sequence ATGTTACCTATAGGTTCACAGGCAATAAATTTTTCTTTAAAGGATCAAAATGACAGTGTAGTATCTCTTGAATCTTTAAGAGGTAAAAATGTTCTTTTGTCTTTTCATCCTCTTGCATTTACTCCTGTGTGTGAAGAACAAATGAAGTCGCTTGAGGCAAACTTTGATACCTTTAAGTCTCTGAATACAGTTTGTTTAGGAATCAGTATTGATTCAGTTTATTGCAAAAAGGCATGGGCAGATATAATTGGCGTAAAGAATACTTCTTTGTTGGCTGATTTCTGGCCACATGGTGGTTTAGCGCAGCAATATGGTGTTTTTCTAGGGGATTTTGGTTTTTCTGGTAGGGTAAACATACTTCTTGATGAATCTCACAAAATAATATTTAAAAAAATATATCCTATAAAAGAAGTACCTGACATTAATGAGATCATAGATTTTTTAAAATCGAAAAAATAA
- a CDS encoding type IV pilus modification PilV family protein, protein MLRAIRKNKRGFTLIELMVAAVLLTFGLMTLAMSLFGSIRAQEAAAQQTNAQGLVNQRLAQLSAMANLQNSSDVAVGWNALLAQNGVTEIVKINHSLNGKRTTTVSDNNPGTQYEYAAVIVSVSWNCGKPGGALCQVEGFERIDKPQGVLP, encoded by the coding sequence ATGCTTCGCGCTATAAGAAAGAATAAAAGGGGTTTTACTCTAATAGAGCTGATGGTGGCGGCTGTTCTTCTCACCTTTGGCCTTATGACACTTGCTATGTCTTTGTTTGGATCTATAAGAGCTCAAGAGGCAGCGGCTCAGCAAACAAATGCTCAAGGGTTGGTAAACCAAAGGTTAGCTCAGCTATCAGCTATGGCAAATCTTCAAAATAGCTCCGATGTGGCCGTTGGTTGGAATGCCCTCCTCGCTCAAAATGGAGTGACAGAAATAGTAAAGATAAATCATTCCCTTAATGGAAAAAGAACCACTACTGTTTCGGATAATAATCCTGGCACACAGTATGAATATGCTGCTGTAATTGTTAGCGTTAGCTGGAATTGCGGCAAACCTGGAGGGGCGCTTTGCCAGGTAGAAGGATTTGAACGTATAGACAAGCCTCAGGGAGTCTTACCATGA
- a CDS encoding PilW family protein has product MNNKRGFTLTELLVVIVIASMIAIAVIYVLSSGGKSFVKNQEIDNISISVPNILYSMSREIREAGYINLQISPGTTVNANIVCVQGSSGYISFNLDVPTSQNPDGTGAYSVVKYQLQNGNLSRCVNNTTCSVLNPPNVVFTAFSPVLGSVNSSANFVPNQVDPFGNYNVVQIVITARLKSSNNSYTFTKEVKLRNVQ; this is encoded by the coding sequence ATGAATAACAAGAGAGGTTTTACTCTTACCGAACTCTTGGTGGTTATAGTAATAGCATCAATGATCGCTATTGCTGTAATATATGTTCTTTCAAGCGGCGGCAAATCATTCGTTAAAAATCAGGAGATAGATAACATATCTATCAGTGTCCCAAATATTCTTTATAGCATGTCAAGGGAGATTAGAGAGGCTGGGTATATAAATCTTCAGATAAGCCCTGGCACTACCGTAAATGCAAACATAGTCTGTGTTCAGGGCAGCTCTGGTTATATATCGTTTAACCTGGATGTTCCTACTTCGCAAAATCCCGATGGGACTGGCGCATATAGTGTAGTGAAATATCAATTGCAAAATGGAAACCTGTCAAGATGTGTGAATAACACAACCTGTTCAGTTCTCAATCCTCCAAATGTGGTCTTTACGGCATTCTCTCCTGTATTGGGTTCGGTAAATTCAAGCGCTAATTTTGTCCCAAATCAGGTGGATCCCTTTGGGAACTATAACGTGGTCCAGATTGTTATAACTGCAAGATTAAAATCGAGCAATAATTCTTATACCTTTACAAAGGAGGTGAAATTAAGAAATGTTCAGTAA
- a CDS encoding S41 family peptidase, with amino-acid sequence MGKRIKYGFILFLVSVIAFSAGFTLKSNMASGSTNWGMLQYVYNLVENYYVAPSTLDPTKLVEGAIRGMVQAVGDPYTRYVDPESFAQMKDQLEGSFSGIGIEMGVKDKSIVVIAPIEGTPAYKAGIKANDRIVSVDGKPIDGMDINQVVKLIRGPVGTQVKIGIERKGELKEFNITRETIEINSVTFRPITYQIGYLRISTFNDKTYDEFKSYLPEIEKMKALILDLRNDPGGTVKTCLDIAGYFVGDNPVVITVNRNGNQTKVYSPYKDSKLDIPVVVLVNEGSASAAEILSGAMKDYGYTLIGEKTFGKGLIQSVIPLYDNSALVITTEKYLTPLGHDINKIGIEPNIIVPDPKDWQDMGKNPEKDPQLNEAIKILREKDGIY; translated from the coding sequence ATGGGCAAAAGGATTAAGTATGGCTTTATTTTGTTTTTGGTTTCAGTAATAGCGTTCTCGGCAGGCTTTACTCTGAAAAGCAATATGGCTTCAGGTAGTACCAATTGGGGAATGTTGCAGTATGTGTATAATCTTGTTGAAAATTATTATGTAGCACCTTCTACTCTAGATCCCACTAAACTGGTTGAGGGCGCAATTAGAGGTATGGTACAGGCGGTAGGCGATCCATACACAAGATATGTGGATCCAGAATCCTTTGCTCAGATGAAAGACCAGCTCGAAGGATCGTTTAGCGGCATAGGTATTGAAATGGGCGTTAAAGACAAAAGTATAGTAGTTATAGCCCCTATTGAAGGAACACCTGCATACAAAGCTGGCATAAAAGCAAACGATAGAATAGTTTCGGTAGATGGAAAACCAATTGACGGAATGGACATAAATCAGGTAGTAAAGTTAATTCGTGGACCTGTAGGAACTCAGGTAAAAATAGGAATAGAAAGAAAAGGGGAGCTTAAAGAATTTAATATTACAAGAGAAACCATAGAAATAAATAGCGTTACATTTAGACCTATTACCTATCAAATAGGATATTTGAGAATAAGCACGTTTAATGACAAGACATACGATGAATTCAAATCGTATCTGCCAGAGATAGAAAAGATGAAAGCATTGATTTTAGACCTTAGAAACGATCCTGGTGGTACCGTAAAAACATGTCTGGATATCGCAGGATACTTTGTTGGAGATAACCCAGTTGTAATAACTGTGAACAGAAACGGTAATCAGACAAAAGTTTACTCTCCTTATAAGGATTCAAAATTAGATATCCCAGTAGTAGTTCTGGTAAATGAAGGATCAGCTAGCGCTGCAGAAATCTTATCTGGTGCTATGAAAGATTACGGATATACTCTGATAGGTGAAAAAACCTTCGGTAAGGGACTAATTCAATCTGTTATACCTTTATATGACAATAGTGCTCTTGTAATAACGACTGAAAAATATTTGACTCCTTTAGGACACGACATTAATAAAATAGGGATAGAACCTAATATAATTGTCCCAGATCCAAAAGATTGGCAAGATATGGGTAAAAATCCTGAAAAGGATCCTCAATTAAACGAAGCTATAAAAATTCTTCGCGAAAAAGATGGTATTTATTAG
- a CDS encoding PilW family protein: protein MKDKSGFTLIELMVTLIILVIITAGVTVLLINANNTLISSQNRNITSSAISTVQILMSKDLTLAGRGVNLDVGQSIANATTFVPVQTTGGIIRFKTACVYYDSSNPYNTSYKIGTDPNNPVYDVSCTASDLTPRKEIEYSLENNPDGSKSLHRIVTFYRQDWTIVVGNPIDNTVTPKNVNVISVVPTCYNYCSDSTCSSIVDPPHTVSCSINNTNPVDLSKNVQSIQISITLEANTGVSPSLRGSQTGTFQVTPIFLVRGN, encoded by the coding sequence ATGAAAGATAAATCTGGTTTTACTCTTATTGAGCTAATGGTAACACTGATTATACTTGTGATAATCACAGCAGGAGTTACAGTGCTTCTTATCAACGCAAACAACACGCTTATCTCATCCCAAAACAGAAACATTACAAGCTCTGCTATCTCTACAGTTCAAATTCTTATGTCAAAAGACCTTACTCTGGCTGGCAGGGGTGTAAATCTGGACGTTGGTCAAAGTATAGCAAATGCCACTACGTTTGTTCCCGTACAGACTACTGGTGGGATAATCAGATTTAAGACTGCATGCGTTTATTATGATAGCTCAAATCCTTATAATACTTCTTATAAGATTGGAACAGATCCAAATAACCCTGTGTATGACGTTTCCTGTACTGCAAGCGATCTGACGCCGAGGAAAGAGATAGAATATAGTTTAGAAAACAATCCGGATGGCTCAAAAAGCCTTCACAGAATCGTGACCTTTTATCGACAAGACTGGACTATAGTGGTGGGTAATCCAATAGACAATACAGTGACACCGAAAAATGTAAACGTAATAAGTGTTGTCCCTACCTGCTATAACTATTGTAGCGATTCAACCTGCTCATCTATAGTAGATCCTCCACACACGGTTTCTTGCTCTATAAATAATACCAACCCAGTGGATCTGAGTAAAAACGTGCAAAGCATTCAAATTTCTATTACTCTGGAAGCCAACACCGGAGTCAGCCCTTCATTAAGAGGGAGTCAAACAGGGACATTTCAGGTTACTCCAATCTTTCTTGTAAGGGGGAATTAG